In Symmachiella dynata, the following are encoded in one genomic region:
- a CDS encoding DUF1501 domain-containing protein, with product MTISHPSRVSRRAMLQAGTMSLFSGAALARGEAAGGTSMLGRAKNCILVYLLGGPPHQDMCDLKPQAPAEVRGPFTGIDSNVPGLTLCEHLPRLAQQADKLAVLRSLTYPNHDHPYMIYHTLTGRISPVPLGANTVLPPSRSDYPHMGAVVAKFKHTAPHIPAYVAIPEVQVRMAPALVSGGGRSGFLGPRFDPLAINDDPRQPLPGLDLPQGVSASRSQQRQQLLAILDGQPPKSLRTREYLTSRETAFQVSRTTAGGSLTDLEAEPATVRDAYGRDRFGQSLLLARRMVERGVSFVGVHFNHMTKCDGWDTHKNNFGCLKDELLPTLDRGLAALLADLAQRGLLEETLVVTMGEFGRTPKVNRNGGRDHWGHCGSVLFAGGGVRGGNIVGASDKIGAYPTLRPTSPPDVVATIYHALGLDPQQLMHDAQGRPLPLSTGTAVRELF from the coding sequence ATGACCATTTCCCATCCGTCGCGCGTTTCCCGCAGAGCGATGCTGCAAGCGGGGACGATGTCGCTATTCAGCGGCGCTGCCTTAGCGCGGGGAGAGGCGGCCGGTGGGACATCAATGCTCGGCCGCGCGAAAAACTGCATCTTGGTCTATCTGCTCGGCGGGCCGCCGCATCAAGATATGTGCGACCTGAAACCCCAAGCCCCCGCTGAGGTGCGCGGGCCATTTACCGGAATCGACAGCAACGTGCCCGGGCTGACATTATGCGAACACCTCCCCCGCTTGGCCCAACAGGCGGACAAACTGGCGGTCTTGCGGTCGCTGACCTATCCCAATCACGATCATCCTTACATGATCTACCACACGCTGACCGGTCGCATTTCGCCGGTGCCGTTGGGAGCCAATACTGTCCTGCCCCCGTCTCGCAGTGATTATCCACACATGGGAGCGGTTGTTGCTAAGTTCAAACACACCGCGCCGCACATTCCGGCCTATGTGGCGATTCCCGAAGTCCAAGTCCGCATGGCGCCCGCTTTGGTCTCCGGCGGCGGCCGCTCGGGATTTTTAGGGCCGCGGTTCGATCCGCTGGCGATCAATGACGATCCCCGGCAACCGTTGCCGGGACTGGATCTTCCACAGGGCGTCTCCGCATCACGTTCTCAGCAACGGCAACAACTGTTGGCGATTCTCGACGGTCAACCTCCCAAATCGTTGCGGACCCGGGAGTACCTAACCAGTCGCGAAACTGCATTCCAAGTGAGCCGCACAACAGCAGGCGGCAGTCTCACCGACCTGGAGGCCGAACCCGCTACTGTGCGCGATGCCTACGGCCGCGACCGCTTCGGGCAAAGTCTACTGTTAGCGCGACGGATGGTCGAACGAGGCGTGTCATTCGTGGGAGTCCACTTCAATCACATGACTAAGTGCGACGGTTGGGACACGCACAAAAACAACTTCGGCTGTTTGAAGGATGAATTACTTCCCACGCTGGATCGTGGCTTGGCGGCGTTACTGGCCGACCTTGCACAGCGCGGTTTGCTGGAGGAAACGCTGGTGGTCACGATGGGCGAATTCGGTCGGACACCGAAGGTGAATCGCAACGGCGGACGCGATCACTGGGGCCATTGCGGCTCGGTATTGTTTGCCGGCGGCGGCGTCCGCGGCGGCAACATCGTCGGCGCTTCGGACAAAATCGGCGCCTATCCCACACTTCGCCCCACCAGTCCGCCCGATGTCGTAGCGACGATCTATCACGCTCTGGGACTGGACCCACAGCAACTCATGCACGACGCCCAAGGCCGCCCGCTGCCGTTGAGCACGGGGACGGCGGTGCGCGAGTTGTTTTAG
- a CDS encoding sulfite exporter TauE/SafE family protein, producing the protein MSFSIWDLAIVTTAAAAIGGVSGFFGVGGAFLLVPVLNIALGIPVELAVGVCACQILGLATTSILARRIDISQLKLPLILSGGLFCGVLAGARGLHWADSLGRATWWGRDFEVSAALVLSLYCLLLTSLGFLCLKLSRRTDLSSRTGDRVFWLSIPPYTEIDESGPVSIVGLTWLGLVIGGLSGLLGISGGLILLPTLTYLVGMRTHEAVVASLVIVWITTAQATAVHAWNGNVDLALAAALLLGGTFGARIGSEIGLRARGAQFRRWFAYLLLLTAALCASRLVWMFRADA; encoded by the coding sequence ATGAGTTTTTCGATTTGGGATTTGGCCATCGTGACCACCGCGGCAGCGGCGATTGGAGGCGTGTCCGGTTTCTTTGGAGTCGGGGGCGCTTTTCTGTTAGTGCCTGTACTGAACATCGCATTGGGTATCCCGGTGGAACTGGCCGTGGGCGTGTGCGCGTGTCAGATATTGGGGTTGGCCACCACGTCGATCCTGGCGCGACGAATCGACATTTCGCAATTGAAATTGCCGTTGATCCTTTCCGGAGGATTGTTCTGCGGTGTTTTAGCGGGCGCACGTGGATTGCACTGGGCCGATTCGCTAGGACGGGCGACATGGTGGGGGCGCGACTTTGAAGTTTCCGCTGCGCTGGTCCTGTCGCTGTATTGCCTGTTGCTGACCAGTTTGGGTTTTTTGTGCCTGAAGTTGAGCCGTCGCACCGACCTCTCCTCCCGGACCGGAGACCGTGTCTTCTGGTTGTCGATTCCTCCTTACACGGAAATCGACGAATCTGGACCGGTTTCGATTGTGGGACTGACTTGGCTGGGATTGGTGATTGGCGGACTCTCGGGATTGTTAGGGATCAGTGGCGGGTTGATCTTGTTGCCCACCTTGACCTATCTCGTGGGGATGAGGACACACGAAGCGGTGGTTGCCTCGCTGGTGATTGTGTGGATCACGACTGCTCAAGCAACGGCGGTGCACGCGTGGAACGGCAATGTCGATCTGGCGCTCGCGGCTGCTTTATTGTTGGGCGGAACGTTCGGCGCACGAATCGGGTCGGAAATTGGACTGCGTGCGCGGGGCGCGCAGTTTCGTCGCTGGTTCGCCTACCTGTTGTTATTGACCGCGGCTTTGTGCGCTTCGCGACTGGTATGGATGTTCCGGGCGGACGCCTAA
- a CDS encoding IS4 family transposase, translating into MANERSNHQSAVDREWPVQVIGGKYVRLLARYLQKLRDEDAHGNRRLYLDDVFVAYLLAFFNPSIRSLRTVEDFSQTRQAQQHLSVRKICKSTLSDFNKIADPQRLEPILQALRCQLTRKHHSRSNSADGLSEMLERTVAVDGTFIPAVAEVAWAIANSNNHGTTRHRARLDARLNVATWLPEALVVPAVGQSESDSAIEHLQEGCIYLYDRGYMSFALLAAHYHKPHTEKAVVKSSFVVRFKPAAGNSPDLKDATDCPLSDADRAAGVVSDRVGNFISATARRTGISRLRLREVIVTYEEQGQPKTLRLITNLHDVSAKTIGLLYRHRWQVELFFRWFKSFGNFGHLISHQREGVLAHLYVTIIAVLLMYLHTGYRPSKYLFALVSQVAVGGATLEEILPILQERERQNELARQSAARRRAKKGR; encoded by the coding sequence ATGGCAAACGAGCGAAGCAATCATCAATCGGCGGTGGACCGGGAATGGCCGGTGCAGGTGATTGGTGGAAAGTACGTCCGATTGCTCGCTCGGTACCTGCAAAAATTGCGAGATGAAGACGCACACGGGAATCGACGATTGTATCTGGACGATGTGTTTGTCGCCTACCTGTTGGCCTTTTTCAATCCGTCTATCCGTTCGCTTCGAACCGTGGAAGATTTTAGTCAGACGCGGCAAGCCCAACAGCACTTGTCGGTCCGGAAAATCTGCAAAAGCACTCTATCCGATTTCAACAAAATCGCTGACCCGCAGCGGCTGGAGCCAATTTTACAAGCACTGCGTTGTCAGCTGACTCGCAAGCACCACAGTCGCTCGAATTCCGCGGACGGTCTTTCCGAGATGCTTGAGCGGACGGTCGCGGTTGACGGAACATTTATTCCCGCAGTCGCTGAGGTCGCCTGGGCGATTGCCAACTCGAACAATCATGGAACAACACGTCATCGAGCGCGGTTGGATGCTCGTTTGAACGTAGCAACCTGGCTTCCCGAAGCACTTGTGGTTCCCGCTGTGGGCCAAAGTGAATCGGACTCGGCGATTGAGCATTTACAGGAAGGTTGCATTTATCTCTACGATCGCGGCTACATGAGTTTTGCGTTGCTTGCGGCGCATTATCACAAGCCGCATACCGAAAAGGCCGTAGTGAAATCCTCGTTCGTTGTGCGTTTCAAACCAGCGGCAGGTAATTCTCCGGACTTGAAAGACGCGACCGATTGTCCGCTCAGCGATGCCGACCGTGCTGCGGGAGTCGTCAGCGATCGTGTCGGCAATTTCATCTCGGCCACTGCGCGTCGCACCGGTATCTCGCGACTCAGGCTGCGCGAAGTGATCGTTACCTATGAAGAACAAGGACAGCCAAAAACACTGCGTTTGATCACCAATTTGCACGACGTTTCTGCAAAGACCATTGGACTTCTCTACCGGCATCGCTGGCAAGTGGAATTATTTTTCCGCTGGTTCAAATCGTTCGGCAACTTCGGCCACTTGATCAGCCACCAGCGCGAAGGCGTCTTGGCTCACCTGTACGTGACGATCATCGCTGTGCTGCTGATGTATCTGCACACAGGGTATCGCCCTAGCAAATACCTATTCGCATTGGTCAGCCAAGTGGCGGTCGGCGGCGCCACACTCGAAGAAATCCTGCCGATTCTCCAAGAGCGCGAACGCCAAAATGAACTGGCTCGCCAATCAGCCGCACGAAGGCGTGCGAAAAAAGGGCGGTGA
- a CDS encoding sugar phosphate isomerase/epimerase family protein encodes MKLSLSVRIAEAPCKTKLNVPFADVVGLARELGYRAVCLRASAGGVQSPPVQLAAMRKEVQDAGLTVSMVTADFDVPLNNEQGPNSLRDIRPSLDVAEAFECDLIRVCMKTPEDIRHARNAADLAAERGIRLAHQCHTTSIFEQVEPMLSVLREIDRENFGLIYEPANLLLTGEPYGTETLQKLKPHLFNVYVQNHKLDPNGPVELETWCRGMQRFHHIPIWETGGVDFAEVMAGLQAVGYDGYFTVHQAYAEIMGPREAAVESYHYLTSIAEFK; translated from the coding sequence ATGAAATTGTCGCTATCGGTGCGGATTGCTGAAGCGCCCTGTAAAACGAAACTGAACGTTCCTTTTGCTGACGTGGTGGGATTGGCCCGTGAATTGGGCTATCGCGCTGTCTGTTTGCGGGCCAGTGCCGGAGGGGTACAAAGTCCCCCTGTGCAATTGGCGGCCATGCGCAAAGAGGTTCAGGACGCCGGATTGACCGTATCGATGGTCACGGCCGATTTTGATGTCCCGCTCAATAACGAGCAAGGCCCCAATAGTCTCCGCGATATCAGGCCGAGTCTCGACGTGGCCGAGGCGTTTGAATGTGATCTGATTCGCGTCTGCATGAAAACCCCCGAGGATATTCGGCACGCCCGAAACGCGGCCGACTTGGCGGCGGAGCGTGGCATCCGTTTGGCGCATCAATGTCATACCACATCGATCTTTGAGCAAGTCGAGCCGATGCTGTCGGTATTGCGTGAAATCGACCGTGAGAATTTCGGTTTGATCTACGAGCCGGCCAATCTATTGCTCACTGGTGAACCGTACGGGACCGAGACGCTGCAAAAATTGAAGCCGCACCTGTTCAACGTCTATGTGCAAAACCACAAATTGGATCCCAACGGTCCGGTGGAATTAGAAACGTGGTGTCGTGGGATGCAGCGGTTTCACCACATTCCGATTTGGGAAACCGGTGGGGTGGACTTTGCTGAGGTCATGGCGGGATTGCAGGCGGTTGGTTATGACGGATATTTCACTGTCCACCAAGCTTATGCGGAAATCATGGGACCTCGCGAAGCGGCGGTGGAAAGCTACCACTATCTCACCAGCATCGCCGAATTCAAATAG
- a CDS encoding sulfatase/phosphatase domain-containing protein yields the protein MNAVIVSFERLPLGLLGCYGSQHVQTPSFDQLATESIVFDQHFGENFDPQAAQQAWWTGQYHFPRSDDQQSASTNIFETFRSRGIEMHLLDFDASHSAEDGLRAAQTIFDGWNASGDAQHLLWIQCTGTQLAGSTEWDVGVEQCAEQVVACDAVLQAILAQVAALPGEPPLLILTAAAGEILFTRDSVTEADHDSLLHEERVHVPLIVRVPDSDQQGSRRQTLTQAIDIAPTLADWFDIQFEESERTGKSLLPLIDGRTTALRERVFMGHAATQAVRDADFCLIRSETAPPQLFLKPEDRYEQADAAREYPDVVDAMESALDEFLVGFGSV from the coding sequence ATGAATGCCGTCATCGTCAGCTTTGAGCGTTTGCCGTTGGGATTGCTGGGTTGTTATGGCAGTCAGCATGTTCAAACGCCGAGTTTCGATCAGTTGGCGACCGAGTCGATTGTGTTTGACCAGCATTTTGGCGAAAACTTCGATCCCCAAGCGGCCCAGCAGGCGTGGTGGACAGGCCAATACCACTTTCCCCGCAGCGACGACCAGCAGTCAGCCTCGACGAACATTTTCGAAACGTTTCGCAGCCGCGGCATTGAAATGCACTTGCTCGATTTCGATGCAAGCCATTCGGCTGAGGACGGACTCCGCGCGGCGCAAACAATTTTCGACGGTTGGAACGCCTCGGGGGATGCGCAGCACCTCCTGTGGATTCAATGCACCGGAACGCAGCTTGCGGGATCCACTGAGTGGGATGTAGGCGTCGAGCAGTGTGCCGAACAAGTTGTTGCCTGTGATGCTGTGTTGCAAGCAATCCTCGCACAGGTCGCCGCATTGCCTGGCGAGCCGCCGTTACTGATCCTGACGGCCGCCGCTGGGGAAATTCTCTTCACGCGCGATTCCGTAACCGAGGCGGACCATGATTCTCTGTTACACGAAGAACGCGTCCACGTTCCGCTGATTGTTCGTGTCCCAGACTCCGACCAACAGGGCAGCCGACGGCAGACGTTGACGCAAGCGATTGATATCGCTCCCACGTTGGCTGATTGGTTCGACATTCAATTCGAGGAGTCGGAACGTACAGGAAAAAGTCTGCTGCCGTTGATCGATGGCCGAACCACGGCGCTGCGTGAGCGGGTCTTTATGGGACATGCGGCGACACAGGCGGTCCGCGACGCTGATTTTTGTTTGATTCGCTCCGAGACGGCGCCGCCGCAGTTGTTTCTCAAGCCGGAAGACCGCTACGAGCAGGCCGATGCTGCGCGGGAATATCCCGATGTTGTCGACGCGATGGAGTCAGCATTGGATGAATTCCTGGTCGGTTTCGGGTCCGTGTAA
- a CDS encoding AAA family ATPase: MAEPTSGGDGTAAVAQIQAAYQRIREQMSQVIVGQEHVIDQLLIALFSRGHCILEGVPGLAKTLMISTLSRCLSMSFSRIQFTPDLMPADITGTEVLEENRTTGKREFRFLEGPLFYNVVLADEINRTPPKTQAALLEAMQERQVTVGRVRHELSDPFFVLATQNPIEQEGTYALPEAQQDRFMFKVNVDYPNFRDEFSIAKQTTALQTDSIQPVLSSEEIIALQKVVREVPASDHVIEYALALVRQTRVGEEGVPDFVTDWLSWGAGPRAVQYLLLGGKARALLNDRSYVATEDIAALAKPVLRHRIVTNFSAESDGITPDRVIDRLLEETPSKEGALTSDPRFQKIFAA, from the coding sequence ATGGCAGAACCCACCTCGGGCGGCGATGGAACCGCCGCGGTCGCCCAGATTCAGGCGGCCTACCAGCGAATACGCGAACAGATGTCGCAAGTCATCGTGGGGCAGGAGCATGTGATTGACCAACTGCTCATCGCCCTGTTCAGCCGCGGACACTGCATTTTGGAAGGTGTTCCCGGGCTGGCCAAAACCTTGATGATCAGCACGCTGTCGCGTTGTTTGTCCATGAGTTTCAGCCGCATCCAATTCACCCCCGACTTGATGCCGGCCGATATCACCGGCACCGAAGTGCTGGAAGAAAACCGCACGACCGGCAAACGGGAGTTTCGGTTTTTGGAAGGTCCGCTGTTTTACAACGTGGTCCTGGCGGACGAAATCAACCGGACGCCCCCCAAAACACAGGCGGCACTGTTGGAAGCGATGCAGGAACGGCAAGTGACCGTTGGTCGGGTGCGGCATGAATTGAGCGACCCGTTTTTTGTGTTGGCGACGCAAAACCCGATTGAACAAGAAGGGACCTACGCACTTCCCGAAGCGCAACAGGACCGGTTCATGTTCAAGGTGAATGTCGATTACCCGAACTTCCGCGACGAGTTTTCGATTGCCAAGCAAACGACCGCTCTGCAAACCGATAGCATTCAGCCGGTGCTGAGCAGCGAAGAGATTATCGCACTACAAAAAGTTGTGCGTGAAGTCCCGGCCTCGGATCACGTGATCGAATATGCGTTGGCACTCGTCCGGCAAACGCGCGTTGGAGAAGAAGGTGTTCCCGATTTTGTGACCGACTGGCTCAGTTGGGGAGCGGGACCGCGGGCCGTTCAATATCTGCTATTGGGAGGCAAGGCTCGTGCGCTGCTCAATGACCGCAGCTACGTTGCCACCGAAGACATTGCCGCCTTGGCAAAGCCAGTCTTGCGGCATCGGATCGTGACCAACTTTTCGGCCGAGAGTGACGGAATCACCCCCGACCGTGTCATCGACCGGCTCCTTGAAGAAACTCCGTCTAAGGAAGGTGCACTGACGAGTGACCCAAGATTCCAGAAGATTTTTGCAGCCTGA
- a CDS encoding DUF58 domain-containing protein — MTQDSRRFLQPEAISRIARLDLQARHIVEGFLSGLHRSPYFGQSIEFVQHREYVSGDDPRNIDWKVWSKTDKYYIKQFEEDTNLRCTLLVDASESMQFGNGPLNKYEYACAVAASLAYLLLKQQDSVGLVAFDGQIRAQTPMRSSNKHLHAIIAGLDAGEPSRKTEMYDVLRRVADERYRKGMIILISDLFADRDSLFRGLKLLRHRGHDVMVIHILDDEELDFNFTGTTRFEGLEETGDLVCDPRSLREGYLQAMGDFLDDIRRRCAKNVIDYQTIRTSEHLDAALAHYLNHRLGMGQSVRN; from the coding sequence GTGACCCAAGATTCCAGAAGATTTTTGCAGCCTGAGGCGATTTCGCGCATCGCCCGCCTCGATTTGCAAGCCCGCCACATCGTGGAAGGGTTTCTTTCGGGTTTGCACCGTAGCCCCTATTTCGGCCAATCGATCGAATTCGTGCAACATCGCGAATACGTCTCCGGAGACGATCCGCGCAACATCGACTGGAAAGTCTGGTCCAAAACCGACAAGTACTACATCAAGCAGTTCGAAGAAGACACGAATCTGCGATGCACGCTGTTGGTCGATGCCAGCGAATCGATGCAATTCGGCAACGGGCCTTTGAATAAATACGAATACGCTTGCGCCGTCGCTGCCAGTTTGGCGTATTTGTTATTGAAGCAACAGGACTCGGTCGGCTTGGTGGCGTTTGACGGACAGATCCGCGCGCAGACTCCGATGCGGAGTTCCAACAAACACCTGCATGCGATCATCGCCGGTTTGGATGCCGGAGAACCTTCCCGCAAAACCGAGATGTACGACGTATTACGACGTGTGGCGGACGAACGGTATCGCAAAGGGATGATCATTCTGATTTCCGATTTGTTCGCCGACCGAGACAGTTTGTTTCGCGGCTTAAAGCTACTCAGGCATCGCGGGCATGATGTCATGGTGATTCATATTCTGGACGATGAGGAACTCGATTTTAACTTCACCGGCACGACACGTTTTGAAGGACTCGAAGAGACGGGTGACCTGGTCTGCGACCCCCGCTCGCTTCGCGAAGGTTACTTGCAAGCGATGGGAGATTTTCTTGATGACATTCGCCGCAGATGCGCTAAAAACGTGATTGACTACCAAACGATCCGCACTAGCGAGCACCTGGATGCGGCGCTGGCGCATTATTTAAACCATCGGTTGGGGATGGGGCAGTCGGTGCGGAATTAG